The following proteins are encoded in a genomic region of Cricetulus griseus strain 17A/GY chromosome 7, alternate assembly CriGri-PICRH-1.0, whole genome shotgun sequence:
- the Myo15b gene encoding LOW QUALITY PROTEIN: myosin XVB isoform X2 (The sequence of the model RefSeq protein was modified relative to this genomic sequence to represent the inferred CDS: substituted 1 base at 1 genomic stop codon), with the protein MGGSKGKAPQRRAQPRRPASAEQESGSASADGAPSRDRRLARGKAHKARPAKEPDATEDEGTSGGRRKSTEETRERQGSSQRPRGRRPTESREPGDSRGELREEQRLPKRGRRRRGKERGPSAPGRDADTSGGDGGSSCLDSEHHEALDSSSQGGGASERPTKTEPGDTGSEGALIRSPGATGSSHQDNGGHALGLRSGEGPSGSGPRGAGDDSRTDADSSSGWAGHGRRPRKTPGASSSIPESQETELGGEAVASGSLGSSCANAPRGPLGPLGSKAIADVSDSDVGAQPKAELLGTEPETAEAPRAQRLQVGEAAGKVQVVKSDAGARGGAGAGDPAPLAALLVLRKLRARAPAGASPQPAGGLRVGLKARLQRVAQALGLLRWLRLRVQQHRGDARGESPREHKERGRERALEARGGLRGPPRWRAVRLACRAVLRAPPRAPPGGSPSLPQALKSPSSEGASAIEDAAPDPKFAVVFPRIHSAEKESGGGSSGASTDAPTGEGRVSSPAGAAEYREEQGAREEGVVRSHQPPSFSPSAPDGTPPDENRSEAEPDTLEVESRVHWAQGSTPCADPGVGTGTLLPQLTLETRLQQNSPCRSPREQWEPEDDAEAALERALELSLEMPPFPGAKTRSLPEALEDTEDLARLRLVCDSSVLLCLKKRFHLGRIYTFGGPLLLALNPHQPLPLFSPEILASYHPRKAANTTPHIFAVGAAAYRLSQSAGPAPCILLGGHSGSGKTEAAKKIVEFLSSLGQKQAEARGAQLEDILPVLSSFGHAKTILNANGSRFGQELCLCLHHGVNVGASVSHYLLETSRVVFQVRTCLLPTLPQLXKLEGGATALKPHPTLKPVSLPKAQAERSFHVFYELLAGLDPGDRELLSLQGPEAYYYLNQGQTCRLQGKEDAQDFKGLVKALQVLGLCAEELSEVWAVLATILHLGNICFSSSERESQEVAALSSWAEIHLAARLLRVPPERLEGAITKRVLDTPYGRVSRSLPVESAIDARDALAKTLYTRLFNWLLKQINVLLAPPREADSVATITVVDAFGFEALRVNGLEQLCSNLASERLQLFSSQRLLAQEEEECQREMLSWVPIPQPRRESCLDLLAGQPHSLLSILDSQTWLAQATDHTFLHKCHYHHGDHPSYAKPQLPLPIFTVQHYAGTVTYQVHKFINRNRDHLDSAMVEMLGQSQLQLVCSLFQEAEPQAGREEGKPTLASRFQQSLGGLLARLGRSHIYVIHCLNPTPGKLPGLFNVGHMAEQLLQAGILEVIGTRSAHFPVRVPFQLFLTRFRALGSGRQEALSDQERCGAILSQVLGAESPVYHLGNTQVLLQEQGWQQLEQLLGQQRSQALLTLHRGLRACITRQRLRLLPRMQARVRGLQARKRYLQRKSALGQLNTILLVARPLLQRRQRRQQMGSDVHSLETGLLGPGGDTELLSPGVGCWWCGGINSRWISLQFGQSRGPHSGEAWGKLSSMDLGRLEIPAQLAALLETAEGHQAILAGSITESLPPGVPVRPNLTLPPDIDQFPFSSFVSSSFRKPYLPRPGQLLDEPLTRMDGENPQQALEINRVMLRLLGEGSLQSWQEQTMGTYLIRKAQHRPGLRDELFSQLVAQLWHNPDEQQSQRGWALMAALLSSFPPTPALQKPLLKFVSDQGSRGMAALCQHKLLGALEQTQLAPMASRTHPPTQLEWKAGLRQGRMVLDVFTFNEESYFAEVESWTTGEQLAGRILHSRGLEAPPRGWSVSLHSGDAWQDLAGCDFVLDLIGRTEDLGDPAGSHNYPITPLGLAENIPPAPGVQAPSLPPGFPPGPAPTLPSSGPPGEARKPGNMDGFLDYIFEPVLSSGFSDLEHSRALSSRMKGGGSIGPTQPGYPMVYPGMVQAPSYQPAMMPAPVPMMPAMGTVPTIPAMMVPPQPQPLLPSLDSRQLAVQQQNFINQQAMILAQQMTTQAMSMSLEQQNQRRQNQAQASGAPSQTPPPAVAPPPAVAPPSATAPKPKKPPASQEKPESDPEPLDASSRGDTPEEATGRPQRPRSFQQKRDYFQKMGQEPIRVKTVKPPAKVQIPQEETDENEDEEEEEDTAESSPPPPPPVVKKPLKQTKPNSAKDGAEPAEEEKPTPGRAPKVKSSTPQSPPPSRAPTVSSSNSTPQRPQPSREIRNIIRMYQSRPGPVPVPVQPSRPVKPFQKKNDPKDEALAKLGISGTHLPPSAMSPNLGKNSPPAVAPRPKARPQLEPSLSIQEKQGPLRDLFGPCSPNPSTTPAPPSPPPLPLSLPEEPKAHSVGSHALTEPMEDLGISTKLLVPSGSVCFSYASAPWKLFLRKEVFYPRENFSHPYCLNLLCQQIIQDTFTESCIRISQSERQKMKDLLGDLEVGLDSLDSTEDSIKKRIVVAARDNWANYFSRIFPVSGESGSDIQMLGVSHRGLRLLKVTRDPSFHLDRLKTLCSYSFAEVLAVGCSSSSTLELSLKNEQLTLHTAQARAIKAMVEQFLNELKKDSGYVIALRSYITDDHSLLSFHRGDLIKLLPAGILEPGWQFGSVGGHSGLFPADVVQPAAAPDFSFSLGQRNSWHRKSKTGPAHERPTHPRSQEPSEDSEATSFAAYSLFSADSHNYTMQEFALRYFRKPQTLLAQAGRGANDKAEVSLVQYTKDPIQESLLSLSNEDINRKAVAGFKALMQFMGDQPKPRGKDELDLLYELLTLCREDLRDEMYCQVIKQVTGHPQPNHCVLGWNVLSLFTGFFAPSTTLMPYVTKFLQDSSPSQELARSSQENLQRTVKYGGRHKLPPPGEMQAFLKGQAVRSLLIHLPGGVDYRTNVQTFTVAGEVLEELCGQMGITDSQEVQEFALFLIKGEGELVRPLSPHEYLNSAVTDKDMSLHSRRLGWETPLHFDHPTYTETHYGQVLRDYLQGKLMISAQADAQLARLAALQHLRKASKSLPSEQELLVYIPKPLQQQVNIANIRSLVGQELRQMQGYSAQRAQIDFIESTTQLPLFGYTVYVVLRVSKLSLPGPILLGLNRQHLVLMDSSSQRLCCSIPLRDLQRLHLLSPLEDNGAPGLELNYGSADNPHTIWLELPQAQELKHTIVFLLEDSMSSTQWPGLS; encoded by the exons ATGGGCGGAAGCAAGGGCAAAGCGCCCCAGCGCCGGGCTCAACCCAGGAGGCCAGCCTCAGCGGAGCAGGAGTCGGGGTCCGCCAGCGCGGACGGCGCCCCCAGCCGGGATCGCAGGCTTGCCCGCGGCAAAGCCCACAAGGCTAGGCCCGCTAAGGAGCCCGACGCCACCGAAGACGAGGGGACCTCTGGAGGCCGCAGGAAGTCTACCGAGGAGACCCGGGAGAGGCAGGGCAGCTCGCAGCGTCCTCGGGGCCGCAGGCCCACGGAGAGTCGTGAGCCCGGGGACAGCCGTGGGGAGCTCCGGGAGGAGCAGAGACTCCCCAAGCGCGGCCGCCGCAGGAGAGGAAAGGAGCGGGGACCCTCGGCTCCCGGCAGGGATGCGGACACGTCGGGCGGGGACGGTGGCAGCTCGTGCCTGGACAGTGAACACCACGAGGCCCTGGACAGCAGCAGCCAGGGCGGTGGAGCTTCCGAGCGGCCAACCAAGACCGAGCCTGGGGACACCGGCTCAGAAGGCGCCCTTATCCGGAGCCCAGGGGCGACTGGCAGCAGCCACCAGGACAATGGTGGGCACGCCTTGGGGCTCCGGAGCGGGGAAGGGCCGTCGGGGTCAGGGCCTCGCGGAGCCGGTGATGATTCCCGGACAGATGCAGACTCGAGTTCCGGGTGGGCCGGGCACGGACGTCGCCCACGAAAGACCCCAGGAGCCTCAAGCAGCATCCCCGAGTCCCAGGAGACAGAGCTGGGCGGAGAAGCTGTAGCCTCCGGCTCCCTGGGGAGTAGCTGTGCGAACGCCCCCAGGGGCCCTCTGGGTCCTCTGGGCTCCAAAGCGATCGCAGACGTCAGTGACAGTGACGTCGGGGCGCAGCCAAAGGCTGAGCTGCTGGGCACAGAGCCCGAGACAGCCGAGGCCCCCAGGGCTCAGCGACTCCAGGTCGGAGAGGCGGCAGGGAAGGTGCAGGTGGTTAAGAGCGACGCGGGAGCCAGAGGGGGCGCAGGCGCAGGGGACCCGGCACCGCTGGCTGCGCTCCTGGTGCTCCGCAAGCTCCGTGCAAGGGCCCCGGCTGGTGCGTCTCCCCAGCCCGCGGGTGGTCTCCGCGTGGGCCTCAAGGCGCGGTTGCAGCGTGTGGCGCAGGCCCTGGGCCTCCTGCGCTGGCTGCGACTGCGGGTGCAGCAACATCGTGGCGATGCGCGCGGCGAGAGTCCGCGGGAGCATAAGGAACGCGGCCGCGAGAGGGCGCTCGAGGCGCGGGGCGGGCTGCGGGGGCCACCGCGCTGGCGGGCCGTACGCCTGGCCTGTCGGGCGGTGCTCCGGGCACCGCCGCGGGCTCCCCCTGGCGGCAGTCCGAGCCTTCCGCAGGCGCTGAAGAGCCCAAGCTCAGAGGGTGCATCAGCCATTGAGGATGCAGCTCCAGATCCAAAGTTCGCGGTGGTCTTCCCCCGCATCCACAGTGCGGAGAAGGAGTCGGGCGGCGGCAGCTCAGGAGCATCCACGGATGCCCCCACCGGGGAAGGCCGCGTTTCTTCTCCTGCAGGGGCTGCAGAGTACAGGGAGGAGCAAGGGGCTAGAGAAGAAGGCGTGGTCAGGTCCCACCAGCCTCCATCCTTTTCCCCGTCTGCCCCCGATGGGACCCCACCGGACGAGAACCGGAGCGAAGCAGAGCCAGACACCTTGGAAGTGGAGAGTCGGGTGCACTGGGCACAGGGCTCTACTCCCTGCGCAGACCCTGGGGTTGGCACTGGTACTCTGCTACCTCAACTTACTTTGGAGACTCGCCTGCAGCAGAACAGCCCCTGCAGGTCCCCAAGGGAGCAGTGGGAGCCAGAGGATGACGCTGAGGCAGCGCTGGAAAGGGCCCTGGAACTGAGCCTAGAGATGCCACCCTTCCCCGGTGCTAAAACTAGGAGTCTCCCAGAGGCCCTGGAAGACACTGAGGATCTCGCCCGGCTGCG GCTGGTGTGTGACAGTTCTGTGCTACTGTGTCTCAAGAAGAGGTTCCACCTGGGCCGCATCTAT ACTTTCGGGGGGCCCCTCCTGCTCGCTCTGAACCCCCACCAGCCACTGCCTCTCTTCTCACCTGAGATCTTGGCCAGCTACCATCCCAGGAAGGCTGCAAATACCACACC tcacaTCTTTGCCGTCGGGGCAGCAGCCTACCGCCTGTCTCAGAGCGCTGGACCGGCCCCCTGCATCCTCCTGGG GGGGCACAGTGGCTCAGGGAAGACAGAGGCTGCCAAGAAGATTGTGGAGTTTCTCAGCAGCctggggcagaagcaggcagaggccagaggggctCAG CTAGAGGACATTCTGCCTGTACTCAGCAGCTTTGGCCACGCCAAGACTATCCTCAATGCCAATGGCAGCCGCTTTGGCCAGGAGTTATGCCTCTGCCTGCATCA CGGAGTCAATGTAGGAGCCTCTGTGTCCCACTATCTTCTTGAGACCTCCAGAGTAGTGTTTCAGGTAAGGACCTGCCTCCTACCCACCCTTCCCCAACTCTGAAAGTTGGAAGGAGGAGCCACAGCTctcaaaccccaccccaccctcaagCCAGTTTCTCTCCCCAAGGCCCAGGCTGAGCGAAGCTTCCATGTTTTTTATGAGCTGCTGGCGGGGTTGGACCCTGGGGACCGTGAACTGCTCTCTCTGCAGGGACCTGAGGCCTACTACTACCTCAACCAG GGTCAAACCTGCAGACTTCAGGGCAAAGAGGATGCCCAGGACTTCAAAGGGCTGGTGAAGGCTCTGCAGGTTCTGGGCTTGTGTGCAGAGGAGCTGAGTGAAGTCTGGGCTGTGCTGGCCACCATCCTGCATCTGGGAAACATCTGCTTCTCTTCTTCAGAG AGGGAGTCCCAAGAGGTGGCTGCTTTGTCCAGCTGGGCTGAGATTCACCTGGCAGCCCGGCTGCTACGAGTGCCACCAGAGCGCCTAGAAGGAGCTATCACCAAGAGGGTCCTG GACACACCTTATGGCCGGGTCTCCCGATCTCTACCGGTGGAAAGTGCTATTGATGCCAG GGATGCCCTGGCCAAGACCCTGTACACGAGGCTCTTCAACTGGCTTCTGAAGCAGATCAACGTGCTGCTGGCTCCACCACGAGAGGCAGACAGTGTGGCCACCATCACTGTCGTGGACGCCTTCGGCTTTGAG GCACTGAGGGTGAACGGCTTGGAGCAGCTGTGCAGCAACCTGGCTAGCGAGCGCCTGCAGCTCTTCTCCAGCCAGAGGCTGCTGGCCCAGGAGGAG GAGGAGTGCCAGCGGGAGATGCTGAGCTGGGTGCCCATTCCCCAGCCTCGCAGGGAGTCCTGCCTGGACCTCCTGGCGGGCCAGCCCCACAGTCTCCTGAGCATCCTGGACTCCCAGACATGGCTAGCCCAG GCCACGGACCACACTTTCCTCCACAAGTGCCACTATCACCATGGTGACCACCCAAGCTACGCCAAGCCTCAGCTGCCTCTCCCCATCTTCACAGTGCAGCACTATGCTGGGACTGTCACCTACCAG GTGCACAAGTTCATAAACAGAAACAGGGACCACCTGGACTCTGCCATGGTGGAGATGCTTGGGCAGAGCCAGCTGCAG CTTGTGTGCAGCCTGTTCCAGGAAGCAGAACCACAGGCTGGGAGAGAGGAGGGCAAACCCACACTGGCCTCTCGATTCCAGCAGTCCCTGGGGGGCCTGCTAGCCCGGCTTGGCAG GAGCCACATCTATGTCATCCACTGTCTCAACCCCACCCCTGGAAAG CTCCCAGGCCTCTTTAATGTAGGACACATGGCAGAGCAGCTGCTCCAGGCTGGTATCCTGGAGGTCATAGGCACCCGAAGTGCTCACTTCCCTGTGCGAGTGCCCTTCCAGCTCTTCCTGACCAG GTTCCGGGCGCTGGGGTCAGGGAGACAGGAAGCTCTCTCCGACCAGGAGAGGTGTGGAGCCATCCTCAGCCAAGTGCTGGGGGCAGAGTCACCAGTCTATCATCTTGGAAAcacccag GTCCTACTTCAggagcagggctggcagcagctaGAGCAGCTATTGGGGCAGCAGCGCTCGCAGGCCCTGCTCACTCTGCACCGCGGCCTCCGAGCCTGCATCACCCGCCAGCGCCTCCGCCTCCTGCCCCGGATGCAGGCTCGTGTGCGCGGACTCCAGGCCAG GAAGCGATACCTCCAGAGGAAGTCAGCTCTGGGTCAGCTGAACACCATCCTGCTTGTGGCTCGGCCCCTGCTCCAGAGACGGCAGAGGCGACAG CAGATGGGCAGTGACGTCCACAGCTTGGAGACG GGTCTCCTGGGGCCTGGAGGGGACACTGAGCTGCTGAGTCCGGGGGTGGGCTGCTGGTGGTGTGGGGGCATCAACTCTCGCTGGATCTCTCTGCAGTTTGGGCAGTCCCGTGGCCCGCACAGCGGGGAGGCCTGGGGAAAACTATCAAGTATG GACCTGGGGCGCTTGGAGATCCCAGCCCAGCTGGCTGCTCTGCTGGAGACAGCAGAAG GTCACCAGGCCATCCTGGCTGGGAGCATCACAGAGTCCCTGCCACCTGGGGTTCCTGTCCGGCCCAACCTGACCCTCCCTCCGGACATTGACCAGTTTCCCTTCTCCAGCTTTGTGTCCTCCAGCTTTCGG aaGCCGTATCTGCCTAGACCAGGACAGCTCCTGGACGAGCCACTGACCCGGATGGATGGCGAGAACCCTCAGCAGGCTCTGGAGATCAACAGGGTG ATGCTGCGGCTCCTGGGGGAGGGGTCCCTGCAGTCCTGGCAGGAGCAGACCATGGGCACGTACCTGATACGGAAGGCACAGCACCGGCCAGGACTTCGGGATGAGCTCTTCAGCCAGTTAGTGGCCCAGCTGTGGCACAACCCGGACGAGCAGCAGAGTCAGCGTGGCTGGGCCCTGATGGCGGCCCTcctcagctccttcccccctacgCCTGCCCTGCAGAAGCCATTGCTCAA GTTTGTATCTGACCAGGGCTCCCGGGGCATGGCAGCATTGTGCCAGCACAAGCTGTTGGGTGCCCTGGAGCAGACACAACTGGCTCCCATGGCCTCAAggacccacccacccacacagctAGAATGGAAGGCTGGATTGCGGCAGGGCCGTATGGTACTGGATGTGTTCACATTCAATG AGGAAAGCTACTTCGCAGAGGTGGAGTCCTGGACCACAGGAGAGCAGCTTGCAGGGCGGATCCTACATAGCAG AGGCTTGGAGGCGCCTCCTCGTGGCTGGTCTGTGTCACTACATTCTGGGGATGCTTGGCAAGATTTGGCTGGCTGTGACTTTGTATTGGACCTGATTGGCCGGACTGAGGACCTGGGAGACCCAGCCGGTTCCCACAACTACCCCATCACTCCTCTTGGGTT AGCTGAGAACATTCCTCCAGCCCCTGGCGTTCaggctccctccctgcccccaggatTCCCTCCAGGTCCAGCCCCAACACTGCCCAGCAGCGGCCCCCCAG GTGAGGCCAGGAAGCCCGGAAACATGGATGGTTTCCTGGACTACATCTTTGAGCCGGTCCTCTCCTCGGGCTTTAGT GATCTGGAACACAGCAGGGCCCTGAGTAGCCGCATGAAGGGAGGGGGCTCTATTGGGCCCACCCAGCCTGGCTACCCCATGG TGTACCCAGGTATGGTGCAGGCGCCCAGCTACCAGCCAGCGATGATGCCCGCACCTGTGCCCATGATGCCAGCAATGGGCACAGTCCCAACCATCCCAG CCATGATGGTCCCGCCCCagccacagcctctgcttcccagtttgGACTCAAGGCAGCTGGCGGTGCAGCAGCAGAACTTCATCAACCAGCAGGCCATGATCCTG GCCCAGCAGATGACCACCCAGGCCATGAGCATGTCTCTGGAGCAGCAGAACCAGAGGCGCCAGAACCAAGCTCAGGCCTCGGGGGCTCCCTCCCAGACTCCACCCCCAGCCGTGGCTCCACCCCCAGCCGTGGCTCCACCCTCAGCTACTGCTCCCAAGCCCAAGaagcctcctgcctcccaagagaAGCCAGAGAGTGACCCAGAACCTTTGGATGCTTCCTCTAGA GGGGACACTCCAGAGGAGGCTACTGGCAGGCCTCAGCGCCCTAGGAGCTTCCAACAGAAACGGGATTATTTCCAGAAGATGG GGCAAGAGCCAATCAGGGTGAAGACAGTGAAGCCTCCAGCCAAGGTTCAGATCCCCCAGGAGGAGACAGACGagaatgaggatgaggaggaggaggaggacacagCAG AGTCatcccctccacctcctcctccagttGTGAAGAAACCATTGAAACAAACTAAGCCCAACAGTGCCAAGGATGGTGCAGAACCAGCAGAGGAGGAAAAGCCGACCCCGGGCAGGGCACCCAAGGTGAAGAGCTccacacctcaaagcccaccacctaGCAGGGCACCTACAGTGAGCAGCTCCAACTCCACGCCTCAGCGCCCGCAACCCAGCAGGGAAATACGCAATATCATCCGAATGTACCAGAGCCGCCCAGGCCCCGTGCCTGTGCCTGTGCAGCCCTCCAG gCCTGTCAAACCctttcagaagaaaaatgacCCTAAGGATGAGGCTTTGGCAAAGTTAGGAATAAGTGGTACCCACTTGCCTCCATCG GCGATGTCTCCTAACCTAGGAAAGAACTCTCCACCAGCTGTGGCTCCTCGACCCAAGGCTCGACCACAACTTGAGCCCTCCCTATCCATCCAGGAAAAGCAGGGACCCCTTCGGGACTTGTTTGGCCCATGTAGCCCAAACCCATCCACAACTCCagcacccccatccccacccccactgccatTGTCTCTGCCTGAGGAACCCAAGGCCCATTCAGTGGGGTCTCATG CCTTGACAGAGCCCATGGAGGACCTGGGGATCTCCACCAAGCTCCTTGTGCCCTCGGGTAGTGTGTGCTTCTCGTACGCAAGTGCACCCTGGAAGCTGTTCTTACGAAAGGAG GTGTTCTACCCCCGGGAGAATTTCAGCCATCCCTATTGTCTCAACCTTCTCTGCCAGCAG ATCATACAGGACACCTTCACCGAGTCCTGCATCAGAATCTCCCAGAGTGAGCGGCAGAAAATGAAGGACCTGTTGG GAGACTTGGAAGTGGGCCTGGACTCCCTCGACTCGACCGAAGACAGCATCAAAAAGCGCATTGTGGTGGCTGCCCGAGACAACTGGGCCAATTACTTCTCACGTATCTTCCCAGTCTCG GGTGAAAGTGGCAGTGACATACAGATGCTGGGTGTGTCTCACCGGGGACTGAGACTGCTGAAGGTGACCCGAGACCCTAGCTTCCACCTGGACCGGCTGAAGACACTCTGCTCCTACAG CTTTGCAGAGGTGCTGGCTGTGGGGTGCAGCAGCAGTTCTACCCTGGAGCTGTCTCTGAAGAATGAACAGCTGACACTGCACACCGCCCAGGCGAGGGCCATCAAGGCCATGGTGGAGCAGTTCCTGAATGAACTCAAGAAG GACTCTGGCTACGTCATCGCCCTGCGCAGCTACATCACTGATGACCACAGCCTCCTCAGCTTCCACCGTGGGGATCTCATTAAGCTACTGCCAGCGGGCATTCTGGAGCCAG GCTGGCAGTTTGGCTCTGTTGGTGGCCACTCGGGACTCTTTCCTGCTGACGTGGTGCAGCCAGCTGCTGCTCCGGACTTCTCCTTCTCCCTGGGACAGAGAAACAGCTGGCATCGCAAGAGTAAGACAGGGCCAGCTCACGAG CGCCCCACCCATCCCAGGAGCCAAGAGCCCAGTGAAGACTCAGAGGCCACGTCCTTCGCGGCCTATAGCCTTTTCTCTGCGGACTCCCACAACTACACCATGCAGGAATTTGCCCTGCGCTACTTCCGGAAGCCTCAGACCTT GCTAGCCCAGGCAGGTAGAGGTGCCAATGACAAGgctgaagtcagcctggtccagTACACCAAG GACCCCATCCAGGAATCCCTCCTCAGCCTCAGCAATGAAGACATCAACAGGAAGGCTGTGGCTGGGTTCAAGG CTCTGATGCAATTTATGGGGGACCAGCCTAAGCCCCGGGGCAAGGATGAGCTGGATCTGCTGTACGAGCTGCTGACG CTGTGCAGAGAGGACCTCAGGGATGAGATGTACTGCCAGGTCATCAAGCAAGTCACAGGACACCCCCAGCC AAATCACTGCGTTCTGGGCTGGAATGTCCTCAGCCTCTTTACAGGCTTCTTCGCACCGTCCACCACTCTGATGCCCTATGTGACCAAATTCCTGCAGGATTCCAGCCCTAGCCAAG AGCTGGCCCGGAGCAGCCAGGAGAACCTCCAGCGCACAGTTAAATATGGGGGGCGCCACAAGTTACCACCACCCGGTGAAATGCAAGCTTTTCTG AAAGGGCAAGCAGTTCGTTCACTTCTAATTCATCTGCCTGGGGGTGTGGACTACAGGACAAATGTACAGACATTCACG GTGGCAGGAGAAGTGCTGGAGGAGCTGTGTGGACAGATGGGCATCACAGACTCCCAGGAAGTGCAGGAATTTGCCCTCTTCCTCATCAAAGGCGAAG GTGAGCTAGTTCGGCCACTGTCCCCCCATGAGTACCTCAACAGTGCGGTGACAGACAAGGACATGAGCCTGCACAGTCGGCGGCTTGGCTGGGAGACACCACTGCACTTCGACCACCCCACCTACACTGAAACCCACTATGGTCAG GTGCTCCGGGACTACCTGCAAGGGAAGCTGATGATCAGTGCCCAGGCAGATGCTCAACTTGCCCGGCTGGCTGCCCTGCAACACCTCAGGAAAGCCAGCAAAAGTCTCCCGTCAGA GCAAGAGCTGCTGGTATACATCCCTAAGCCACTGCAACAGCAGGTGAACATAGCCAACATAAGGAGCTTGGTGGGCCAGGAGCTGAGGCAGATGCAAGGATACAGTGCACAGAGAGCACAGATAGACTTTATTG AGAGCACAACGCAGCTGCCCCTCTTCGGCTACACTGTGTACGTGGTGCTGAGAGTGAGTAAGCTGAGCCTTCCTGGCCCAATCCTCCTGGGGCTCAACCGGCAGCACCTCGTCCTCATGGACTCCAGCTCCCAG AGACTCTGCTGCTCCATCCCCCTGAGAGACCTGCAGCGGCTCCACCTGCTCAGCCCGCTGGAGGACAATGGGGCCCCCGGCCTGGAACTCAATTACGGTTCTGCTGACAACCCCCACACCATCTGGTTGGAGCTGCCACAG GCCCAGGAGTTGAAGCACACCATTGTCTTCCTGCTGGAGGACAGCATGTCCTCTACTCAGTGGCCAGGCCTCAGCTGA